A window of Xylophilus sp. GW821-FHT01B05 contains these coding sequences:
- a CDS encoding DNA-3-methyladenine glycosylase I, producing the protein MTTPQRCAWARHDALLSAYHDEEWGVPEYDSRRLWEKLMLDGFQAGLSWRTILYKREAFRAGFAGFDPEAVARFGPDDVERLMADAGIVRSRSKIVATIGNARAYLAMQAAGEDFSRFIWALAGGAPIRNHWQDASEVPAQTLLSNTISHALKQRGFKFVGPVIVYAWMQATGIVDDHVVDCLCYSP; encoded by the coding sequence ATGACCACGCCCCAACGCTGCGCCTGGGCCCGCCACGACGCGCTGCTGTCCGCCTACCACGACGAGGAATGGGGCGTGCCCGAATACGACAGCCGCCGCCTGTGGGAGAAGCTGATGCTCGACGGCTTCCAGGCCGGTTTGTCGTGGCGCACCATCCTCTACAAGCGGGAGGCCTTTCGCGCCGGTTTTGCCGGCTTCGACCCCGAGGCGGTCGCCCGCTTTGGCCCGGACGATGTCGAGCGCCTGATGGCCGACGCCGGCATCGTGCGCTCGCGCTCCAAGATCGTGGCCACCATCGGCAATGCACGCGCCTACCTGGCCATGCAGGCGGCGGGCGAGGATTTCTCCCGCTTCATCTGGGCGCTGGCCGGCGGCGCGCCGATCCGCAACCACTGGCAGGACGCCAGCGAGGTGCCGGCGCAGACGCTGCTGTCCAACACCATCTCGCACGCGCTCAAGCAGCGCGGTTTCAAGTTTGTCGGGCCGGTGATCGTCTATGCCTGGATGCAGGCGACGGGCATCGTGGATGACCATGTGGTGGACTGCCTTTGCTATAGCCCTTAG
- the dapF gene encoding diaminopimelate epimerase, whose product MQIRFTKMQGAGNDFVVLDETAGPLGLTTAQYRFLADRHFGVGADQILSVRPAPTPEVDFEYVIHNADGGEVEQCGNGARCFVRFVREQGLTSKDTVRVQTLSGVIAPRMDADGRVTVDMGPPVFELARVPFDAAGCGPQAAGSWETWPLALGTHAGDAIVPVAVLSMGNPHAVQLVDDVDTAPVAQQGPLIERHPRFPKRVNAGFLQVVDRTHVRLRVYERGAGETLACGTGACAAVVAGIRMGLLDARVNVATRGGTLTIAWDGGDSPVAMTGPATTVFQGQIDIPDTL is encoded by the coding sequence ATGCAGATTCGCTTCACCAAAATGCAGGGCGCCGGCAACGACTTCGTCGTGCTGGACGAAACCGCCGGCCCGCTGGGCCTGACGACCGCGCAGTACCGCTTCCTGGCCGACCGCCACTTTGGCGTCGGCGCCGACCAGATCCTGAGCGTGCGCCCCGCGCCCACGCCCGAGGTTGATTTTGAATACGTGATCCACAACGCCGACGGCGGCGAGGTGGAGCAGTGCGGCAACGGCGCGCGCTGCTTTGTGCGCTTTGTGCGCGAGCAGGGCCTGACCAGCAAGGACACCGTGCGGGTGCAGACGCTCTCGGGCGTGATCGCGCCGCGCATGGATGCCGACGGCCGCGTCACGGTCGACATGGGCCCGCCGGTGTTCGAGCTGGCACGCGTGCCTTTCGACGCCGCCGGCTGCGGCCCGCAGGCCGCCGGCAGTTGGGAAACCTGGCCGCTGGCGCTGGGCACGCATGCGGGCGACGCCATCGTGCCGGTGGCCGTGCTGTCCATGGGCAACCCGCACGCGGTGCAACTGGTGGATGATGTAGACACCGCCCCGGTCGCGCAGCAAGGCCCGCTGATCGAGCGCCACCCGCGCTTTCCCAAGCGCGTCAACGCCGGGTTCCTGCAGGTCGTCGACCGCACGCATGTGCGCCTGCGCGTGTACGAGCGCGGTGCGGGCGAAACCCTGGCCTGTGGCACCGGCGCTTGCGCGGCGGTGGTCGCGGGCATTCGCATGGGCCTGCTGGACGCGCGCGTCAACGTAGCAACCCGCGGCGGCACCCTCACCATCGCCTGGGACGGCGGCGACAGCCCCGTTGCCATGACCGGCCCCGCCACCACGGTCTTCCAAGGCCAGATCGACATTCCGGACACCCTATGA
- a CDS encoding GTP-binding protein has translation MSLIPATILTGFLGSGKTTLLKRILSEAHGQKIAVIENEFGEENIDNDILVSESKEQIVQMSNGCICCTIREDLREALQLLAAKKRKGLLDFDRVVIETTGLADPGPVAQTFFMDEEIAESYLLDSVLTLVDAKHAAQQLNDRQEARRQIGFADQLFISKTDLVAKEETDALIHRLKHMNPRAPIQAVHFGEVPIKDVFDLRGFNLNAKLDIDPDFLKEDGHEHHDHEGHDHAHGEHCDHPSHQHEGGHGHHHHHDDDVKSFAFKSERAFDPAKLEDFLGAVVNIYGPRMLRYKGVLSMVGTDRKVIFQGVHQLMGSDLGPAWGADEKRNSKMVFIGIDLPKDIFLQGLEQCLS, from the coding sequence ATGAGCCTCATCCCCGCCACCATCCTCACCGGATTCCTCGGCTCCGGCAAAACCACGCTGCTCAAGCGCATCCTGTCCGAGGCGCATGGCCAGAAGATCGCTGTCATCGAGAACGAGTTCGGCGAAGAAAACATCGACAACGACATCCTGGTGAGCGAATCCAAGGAGCAGATCGTGCAGATGAGCAACGGCTGCATCTGCTGCACCATCCGCGAGGACCTGCGCGAAGCCCTGCAACTGCTGGCCGCCAAGAAGCGCAAGGGCCTGCTCGACTTCGACCGCGTGGTGATCGAAACCACCGGCCTGGCCGACCCCGGCCCGGTGGCCCAGACCTTCTTCATGGACGAGGAAATCGCCGAAAGCTACCTGCTCGACTCGGTGCTGACCCTGGTCGACGCCAAGCACGCCGCCCAGCAGCTCAACGACCGCCAGGAGGCGCGCCGCCAGATCGGCTTTGCCGACCAGCTCTTCATCAGCAAGACCGACCTGGTCGCCAAGGAAGAAACCGACGCGCTGATCCACCGCTTGAAGCACATGAACCCGCGCGCGCCGATCCAGGCCGTGCACTTCGGCGAGGTGCCGATCAAGGACGTGTTCGACCTGCGTGGCTTCAACCTCAACGCCAAGCTGGACATCGACCCCGACTTCCTCAAGGAAGACGGCCATGAGCACCACGACCACGAGGGCCACGATCACGCCCATGGCGAGCACTGCGACCACCCCTCGCACCAGCACGAAGGCGGCCACGGCCACCACCATCACCACGATGACGACGTGAAGAGCTTCGCCTTCAAGTCCGAGCGCGCCTTCGATCCGGCCAAGCTGGAGGATTTCCTGGGCGCCGTAGTCAACATTTACGGCCCGCGCATGCTGCGCTACAAAGGCGTGCTGAGCATGGTGGGTACCGACCGCAAAGTCATCTTCCAGGGCGTGCACCAGCTCATGGGCAGCGACCTGGGCCCCGCGTGGGGCGCGGACGAAAAACGCAACAGCAAGATGGTTTTTATCGGCAT
- a CDS encoding tyrosine recombinase XerC, giving the protein MEQAPPASDVDPLVRRYLDHVRFEKRLAERTVALYTLDLGKLATACAGVGVALADARYQHIRRFVAQMHSAGRSGRGIALILSGWRGFYTWLGQQGLIAQNPVQNVRAPKSPKPLPKALGVDDAMHLADHNPEPADPQDAWLDARDGAMVELFYGCGLRVGELVGLDAVTSAAAQKAGHGWVDLDDGMVHVCGKGRKWRSVPIAGKAAEALAAWLPQRLLALPADALSQPAMFPGRRGTRLTAQAVWQRLRQRSQAAGLAAPVHPHMLRHSYASHLLQSSGDLRAVQELLGHASITTTQVYTRLDFQHLAQVYDAAHPRAKRRGGSNQ; this is encoded by the coding sequence ATGGAGCAAGCGCCGCCAGCGTCCGACGTGGACCCGCTGGTGCGCCGCTACCTGGACCACGTGCGCTTCGAGAAGCGCCTGGCCGAGCGCACCGTGGCGCTGTACACGCTGGACCTCGGCAAGCTCGCCACGGCCTGCGCCGGTGTGGGCGTGGCGCTGGCGGATGCGCGCTACCAGCACATCCGCCGCTTTGTCGCGCAAATGCACAGCGCCGGCCGCAGTGGCCGTGGCATTGCGCTGATTTTGTCGGGCTGGCGCGGCTTCTACACCTGGCTCGGGCAGCAAGGCCTGATCGCGCAGAACCCGGTGCAGAACGTGCGCGCGCCCAAGTCGCCCAAGCCGCTGCCCAAGGCCCTGGGCGTGGACGACGCCATGCACCTGGCCGACCACAACCCTGAGCCCGCAGACCCGCAAGACGCCTGGCTCGACGCCCGCGACGGCGCCATGGTCGAGCTGTTCTACGGCTGCGGCCTGCGCGTGGGCGAACTGGTGGGGCTCGATGCCGTCACCTCCGCCGCCGCGCAAAAGGCCGGCCACGGCTGGGTTGATCTGGACGACGGCATGGTCCACGTCTGCGGCAAGGGCCGCAAATGGCGCAGCGTGCCCATCGCCGGCAAGGCGGCCGAGGCGCTCGCCGCCTGGCTGCCGCAGCGCCTGCTGGCACTGCCGGCCGATGCGCTCAGCCAGCCGGCCATGTTCCCCGGCCGGCGCGGCACGCGGCTCACCGCCCAGGCCGTCTGGCAGCGCCTGCGCCAGCGCAGCCAGGCGGCGGGGTTGGCCGCGCCGGTACACCCGCACATGCTGCGCCACTCTTACGCCAGCCACCTGCTGCAATCCAGCGGCGACCTGCGCGCAGTGCAAGAGCTGCTGGGCCACGCCAGCATCACCACCACCCAGGTCTATACCCGGCTGGATTTCCAGCACCTGGCCCAGGTCTACGACGCCGCCCACCCGCGCGCCAAGCGGCGCGGCGGCTCCAACCAATAA
- a CDS encoding pseudouridine synthase: protein MSLAHPPQLIRFNKPYGVLSQFTPEGRWRGLKDFIDLPGVYVAGRLDADSEGLLLLTSDGQLQARIADPRFKMEKTYWVQVEGVPDERALAAWRSGVQLKDGPTLPARARLLAPPPAVWERDPPIRVRQAIPTSWLELVIREGRNRQVRRMTAALGFPTLRLVRAAIGPYSLDGLAPGAWQAAQQA from the coding sequence ATGTCTCTTGCCCATCCCCCGCAACTGATCCGCTTCAACAAGCCCTACGGCGTGCTCAGCCAGTTCACGCCGGAAGGCCGCTGGCGCGGGCTGAAGGATTTCATCGACCTGCCGGGCGTCTACGTGGCCGGCCGGCTCGACGCTGACAGCGAAGGCCTGCTGCTGCTCACCAGCGACGGCCAGCTGCAGGCCCGCATCGCCGACCCGCGCTTCAAGATGGAAAAAACCTACTGGGTGCAGGTGGAAGGCGTGCCGGACGAGCGCGCCCTGGCCGCCTGGCGCAGCGGTGTGCAACTGAAAGACGGCCCCACGCTGCCAGCCCGCGCGCGCCTGCTGGCACCGCCGCCCGCCGTGTGGGAGCGCGACCCACCCATCCGCGTGCGCCAGGCCATCCCCACCAGCTGGCTGGAGCTGGTGATCCGCGAAGGCCGCAACCGCCAGGTGCGGCGCATGACGGCGGCGCTGGGCTTTCCCACGCTGCGCCTGGTTCGCGCCGCCATCGGGCCCTACAGCCTCGACGGCCTGGCGCCTGGTGCCTGGCAGGCTGCGCAGCAGGCCTGA
- a CDS encoding class I SAM-dependent methyltransferase produces the protein MKTLRLREGKERSLLRRHPWIFESAIAKGGGDSGETVRVESHEGQFLAWAAFSPASRIRARVWSFDEAQRIDAAFLHATLQRAIAARALFDIPSDSLRLVHGESDGLPGLVVDRYGDVLVAQFGSAGVERWKAQIADALLQITGCSQLYERSDASARGLEGLPAVTGWLRGDTAAPTELTIHENEWRLTLDVAEGHKTGFYLDQRDSRRRFYEVNRRRGFQRVLNCYCYTGGFTVAALAGGAAHVTSIDSSAPALQRAAAHVVLNGFDTARAEFLDADVNASLRRFGQEGRTFDAIVLDPPKLAPTAAHAERAARAYKDINRLALKLLEPGGVLFTYSCSGGIPPELFHKIVASAGADAGVDGYIGERLAGAPDHPMTLSFPEGEYLKGLVVVRK, from the coding sequence ATGAAAACCTTGCGCCTGCGCGAAGGCAAGGAGCGCTCGCTCCTGCGCCGTCACCCCTGGATATTTGAATCGGCCATCGCCAAAGGCGGCGGCGACAGCGGCGAGACCGTGCGCGTGGAGTCGCACGAGGGCCAGTTCCTGGCCTGGGCCGCGTTCAGCCCGGCCTCGCGCATCCGCGCCCGGGTCTGGAGCTTCGACGAGGCCCAGCGCATCGACGCCGCCTTCCTGCACGCCACGCTGCAGCGCGCCATTGCCGCGCGGGCGCTGTTCGACATCCCCAGCGACAGCCTGCGCCTGGTGCACGGCGAATCCGACGGCCTGCCGGGCCTGGTGGTGGACCGCTACGGCGACGTGCTGGTGGCGCAGTTCGGCTCGGCCGGCGTCGAGCGCTGGAAGGCGCAGATCGCCGACGCGCTGCTGCAGATCACCGGCTGCAGCCAGCTCTACGAGCGCTCCGACGCCAGCGCGCGCGGCCTCGAAGGCCTGCCCGCCGTCACCGGCTGGCTGCGCGGCGACACGGCCGCGCCCACCGAGCTCACCATCCACGAGAACGAATGGCGCCTCACGCTGGACGTGGCCGAAGGCCACAAGACCGGCTTCTACCTGGACCAGCGCGACAGCCGCCGCCGCTTCTATGAAGTCAACCGGCGCCGTGGCTTCCAGCGCGTGCTCAACTGCTATTGCTACACCGGCGGCTTCACCGTGGCCGCGCTGGCCGGCGGCGCCGCGCATGTCACGTCGATCGACTCCTCCGCCCCGGCGCTGCAGCGCGCGGCTGCCCACGTGGTGCTCAACGGTTTCGACACGGCGCGGGCCGAGTTTCTGGACGCCGACGTCAACGCCTCGCTGCGCCGCTTCGGCCAGGAAGGCCGTACTTTCGATGCCATCGTGCTCGACCCGCCCAAGCTCGCCCCCACCGCGGCCCACGCTGAGCGCGCCGCACGCGCCTACAAAGACATCAACCGCCTGGCACTCAAGCTGCTGGAGCCCGGCGGCGTGCTGTTCACCTATTCCTGCTCGGGCGGCATCCCGCCAGAGCTGTTCCACAAGATCGTCGCCTCGGCCGGCGCCGACGCTGGTGTCGACGGCTACATCGGCGAGCGCCTGGCCGGCGCGCCAGACCACCCCATGACTCTCAGCTTCCCCGAGGGCGAATACTTGAAAGGCCTGGTGGTGGTCCGCAAGTAG
- a CDS encoding DUF484 family protein — translation MSQLPPNTSVPPITEDDIANYLANSPDFFERHAEVLASVQLTSPHGQRAVSLQERQAEMLREKIKALEQRVMEMVRNSSENTVIADRLQRWAVQLAGTRNAADLPARIAAEAQEQFLVPQAAIRLWDLAPEYASADFTQGVDADTRSFAASLGAPYCGPNRGFESVRWLAEPARAASLALLPLREGPASAGGPVFGLLVLASADTSRFETTMGTDFLERMAELAGAALGRLRAA, via the coding sequence ATGAGCCAACTCCCGCCCAACACCAGCGTGCCGCCCATCACCGAGGACGACATCGCCAACTACCTGGCGAATTCGCCCGATTTTTTTGAGCGCCACGCCGAGGTGCTGGCCAGCGTGCAGCTCACCAGCCCGCACGGCCAGCGCGCCGTCAGCCTGCAAGAGCGCCAGGCCGAGATGCTGCGCGAAAAAATCAAGGCGCTGGAGCAGCGCGTGATGGAGATGGTGCGCAACAGCAGCGAGAACACCGTCATCGCCGACCGCCTGCAGCGCTGGGCGGTGCAGCTCGCCGGTACCCGCAACGCGGCCGACCTGCCCGCGCGCATCGCCGCCGAGGCGCAAGAGCAGTTCCTGGTGCCGCAGGCCGCGATCCGCCTGTGGGACCTGGCGCCCGAATACGCCAGCGCCGATTTCACGCAAGGTGTAGACGCCGACACCCGCAGCTTTGCCGCCTCGCTTGGCGCGCCTTACTGCGGTCCCAATCGCGGCTTTGAATCGGTGCGCTGGCTGGCCGAGCCGGCCCGCGCCGCCTCGCTGGCCCTGCTGCCGCTGCGTGAAGGCCCGGCCTCGGCTGGCGGCCCGGTGTTCGGGCTGCTGGTGCTGGCCTCGGCCGACACCAGCCGCTTCGAGACCACCATGGGCACGGACTTCCTGGAGCGCATGGCTGAACTGGCCGGCGCAGCCCTGGGGCGCCTGCGCGCAGCCTGA